In a single window of the Phycisphaerales bacterium genome:
- the ald gene encoding alanine dehydrogenase — translation MIIGVPKEIKADEYRVAVVPAGVEQLKKGGHTVVIEQGAGVGSGIPDEDYRKYGAELVSSAAEVWQRSDLICKVKEPLAEEIPRIRPNQVVFTYFHFAASRALTEGVRDSGCIAIAYETIEDRQGRLPLLAPMSEVAGKMSIQEGAKFLEKPMEGQGILLGGIPGVEPANVLVLGGGIVGTCAAKLASGLGANVVILDIDLYRLRYLDDVMPANVTPVFSTDEAVRRHLVMADLVIGAVLIPGAKAPYLVKREYLRTMKNGSVLVDVSVDQGGCCETTRPTTHKDPIFIVDGVVHYCVANMPGAVGRTSTFGLTNATIPYLTRLANRGWEAACTADPGLAAGLNIVQGKITYAPVAEAFDLPFVPYRAN, via the coding sequence ATGATCATCGGCGTACCCAAAGAGATTAAGGCGGACGAGTATCGCGTCGCGGTGGTTCCGGCCGGCGTCGAGCAATTGAAAAAAGGGGGGCACACCGTCGTGATTGAACAGGGCGCGGGGGTCGGTTCGGGTATCCCTGATGAGGATTACCGGAAGTACGGGGCTGAGCTCGTGTCCTCGGCGGCTGAGGTCTGGCAGCGCAGTGACTTGATCTGCAAAGTCAAGGAACCCCTCGCGGAGGAGATTCCCCGGATTCGCCCGAACCAGGTCGTGTTCACCTACTTTCACTTCGCGGCCAGCCGCGCACTGACAGAGGGCGTGCGCGATTCCGGGTGTATCGCGATCGCTTACGAGACGATCGAGGATCGCCAGGGGCGGCTGCCCTTGCTCGCTCCGATGAGCGAAGTCGCCGGGAAAATGAGCATTCAGGAAGGGGCCAAGTTCCTTGAAAAGCCGATGGAGGGCCAAGGTATCCTGCTCGGTGGGATTCCAGGGGTGGAACCCGCCAATGTGCTCGTGTTGGGTGGTGGGATCGTGGGAACCTGCGCAGCGAAGCTCGCTTCCGGGCTGGGCGCGAACGTGGTCATTCTCGATATCGATCTCTACCGGCTGCGTTATCTCGACGACGTGATGCCGGCGAACGTGACACCTGTATTCAGCACGGACGAAGCCGTCCGGCGCCACTTGGTCATGGCGGATCTCGTCATCGGCGCGGTGCTCATCCCGGGCGCCAAGGCACCGTATCTCGTCAAACGCGAATACCTGCGGACGATGAAGAACGGCTCCGTGCTTGTTGACGTCAGTGTCGACCAGGGGGGATGCTGTGAAACCACCCGCCCAACCACCCACAAGGATCCGATCTTCATCGTCGATGGCGTCGTCCACTACTGCGTGGCGAACATGCCGGGTGCCGTCGGACGCACGAGCACGTTCGGCCTGACGAACGCTACCATCCCATACCTTACCCGCCTCGCGAATCGTGGCTGGGAAGCGGCCTGCACCGCCGATCCGGGACTGGCAGCGGGTTTGAACATCGTACAGGGCAAGATCACCTACGCACCGGTCGCCGAGGCGTTCGATTTGCCCTTCGTGCCCTACCGGGCGAATTAG
- a CDS encoding ABC transporter ATP-binding protein yields the protein MGDTIVRALDGVDLTIRRGEFVAITGASGSGKSTMMHLLGCLDRPNSGRYVLNGRDVSRLSDRELAKVRNREIGFVFQTFNLINRTTALENVTVPLFYARLGSTREPARRALERVGLTHRATHKPNELSGGERQRVAIARAIVNDPPLLLADEPTGNLDTRTGEQIMAIFHELNRLGVTVVIVTHEPDIAQQTRRIIQMRDGKIVSDRPVTPDADSPGEVAPPIPDARAENLVLSNPQISATTAAEHPRPMPGATGAMGCGLGSLVAWAAVLALLAWLSANFDVASFGPDKPAPAAAAYAGFAALGAMATAVILALSAIVLARRARRTIRRDPGPWRGAGRALTGLVCGTLALGVPVALAVVAILRNRLGFDG from the coding sequence ATGGGTGATACCATCGTCCGCGCGCTGGACGGGGTCGACCTCACGATCCGGCGCGGTGAGTTTGTCGCCATCACCGGGGCCTCTGGCAGCGGCAAGAGCACCATGATGCACTTGCTCGGCTGCCTCGATCGACCCAACTCCGGCCGCTATGTGCTCAATGGCCGTGATGTCAGCCGCCTCTCCGACCGCGAACTTGCCAAGGTGCGCAACCGTGAGATCGGTTTCGTCTTCCAGACGTTCAACCTGATCAACCGCACCACCGCCCTGGAGAATGTGACCGTCCCGCTCTTCTACGCGCGGCTCGGCAGTACCCGTGAACCCGCCCGGCGGGCCCTCGAGCGGGTGGGTCTCACGCATCGGGCCACGCACAAACCCAACGAGCTCTCCGGCGGCGAGCGCCAACGCGTCGCCATCGCTCGCGCCATTGTCAACGATCCACCCCTGCTCCTCGCGGACGAACCCACTGGCAACCTCGATACACGCACCGGCGAACAGATCATGGCGATCTTCCACGAGCTGAATCGTCTGGGCGTGACCGTCGTGATCGTCACCCACGAGCCCGACATCGCCCAACAGACGCGCCGCATCATCCAGATGCGCGATGGCAAGATCGTGTCCGACCGGCCCGTTACCCCGGACGCGGACAGCCCGGGTGAGGTCGCACCACCCATCCCCGATGCAAGGGCGGAAAACCTTGTTCTGTCCAACCCACAGATTTCCGCCACCACGGCGGCGGAGCACCCACGCCCCATGCCGGGCGCTACGGGTGCCATGGGTTGCGGGCTCGGCAGTCTGGTCGCCTGGGCGGCCGTGCTGGCTCTACTCGCATGGCTCAGCGCCAATTTTGATGTGGCGTCCTTCGGTCCGGACAAACCGGCGCCGGCCGCCGCCGCCTACGCGGGCTTCGCCGCGCTAGGCGCGATGGCCACAGCGGTCATCCTCGCCCTCAGTGCGATCGTGCTTGCCCGGCGCGCACGCCGCACGATCCGACGCGACCCCGGACCCTGGCGCGGGGCCGGGCGCGCCCTGACGGGGCTGGTCTGCGGAACGCTCGCACTGGGCGTACCCGTCGCACTGGCGGTCGTCGCCATTCTGCGTAACCGTCTCGGCTTCGACGGCTGA
- a CDS encoding S8 family serine peptidase, producing MSSGVWPARCAPTGLLSWVLGVVCTAVFAGAPVHASDAAVPPETGLFFHDVHGVWHVTPAGDEVLVALRPGTWVRNQRPAFLGQRTAAEDLPEHVAELELGMEQRGLFVVRGPLASQDWARHREVAWVLPVLYPSEGGVPFYLTNEVVAGFRPQVTEDEVRALADELGCDVKPLARGNHRYLLVVRDTQAVFPLDVANAVHAREDLALYAHPDFFVPKVRFGSGPILDPLYALQWHLDGDEFKGAAAGSDINAEVAWDSGNGPFALGRPEVRVAIIDDAVQRMHPDLFPNWATGLNLDVDPPTDDPSPNSGQSHGTACAGVAVAAANALGVRGAAPHCGLIGIKFFSAPLSATADAYYFAIDPNNDGDHSDGATVLSNSWGFASGTFAPADIVTAIHTAASTGRNGKGALVLFAAANSAHTVNGVSALAQLPSVLAIGGSNSHAEHTEFSDVGPEVAVVAPTNDRGTDGVRRPWLDITTTDLMGSSGYNGLPDLDYTNAFGGTSSATPLAAGVFALVVSQDLTMSAAQARAIVQRTAVRLDEPYGRFDGITGHSHRFGFGKVDAGAAVHAALAGIRWPDRIRALTASAAGSANSLVWTSPSNDYAGSLLVRSSVPFAWMPTDGETYEVGAEVAPGVTVIYSAPGGAYVDAGADSGGFFYGVYPYSATARYGFGARAHVLRDAVTLFADNSEIPDPGWTTGGAQNEWTRGIPTSSQGVFTQAILGSGPLAGLNGLRAIGGNNCWGTDRAANYNANANAWLQTPLMNLTGVTRPVFLEYWDWCLLETPYDTCFVEVVDADDQLLGVLDADTGGDYDWTLRVYDLTPFAGQPVKVRFRLQADELLQRDGWFIDDVRIVVAGSGELPPVARPLYRETPAQTEVATLLRASDPNPGDVLTYEITQLPAHGQLRDPNAGPITSVPYTLSAGGAIVAYTPATGYEGPDVFLYRAFDGGLHSNAAPVRVSVGTPQVAYDFPLQTNPGWLTEGLWAYGQPQGNAGDPVTGYTGARVYGYNLAGAYTNDMPPRSLTTLPLNCTGLSRVSLRFARWLTVESASADGASIEVTHDGVHWHTVWNNPTGNLIDTSWNVVEYNIAAVADEQSFVQVRWVMGPTNRTNVFGGWNVDDVQVLAIGTPQENQAPFAQAVHVSTPRDVEVSVALAAIDANQDPLVYELVSLPTVGMLREPGGPPLEVAPVNLAGAALLYTPEPGFVGDATFTYRARDGLLDSNIATVTVQVLAAAPFPFEEDFEAGPPFAPYWYPVSTATGRIRLTTLDGPLGNYHATMDTSYAGTFSLNELTLVVDLSGASFVRLAYDWKNFADEVHPLPATWTGSFEGDGVAISADGNTWYRIADFTGATNFVWNTTLIDLDQAAAAAGLVYHDTFRIRFQQYDNQPIPSDGIALDNIRLIQGTSDPVISTATLPPARLDLPYGPVAVEVLGGDPPLAFEVRPIYVEEPLGANLFTPSGVPQGWIGGNEVFDYTLPFAFPFYGFWYTEVKIAIDGWINFGPFVGSAFNNSTALLAANRRIAPLWDNLRTDQGGDIYIDESVPDQVTITWVAVTHTGFFPCEFSATLYADGRIRFDYAAGNSNLTPTIGVSAGDNARYALSAYDGAAALSAVDSVEFDLSRLPSGVSLLPDGTLFGTPTETGRFKPLLRVTDNSGRTDARLLVLRVVPDLFGDADTDGDVDFDDFELLVFCMDAAPRPPWCIEFFDGDGNGTVDLADFALFQVGYTGPLLP from the coding sequence ATGAGCAGTGGAGTTTGGCCTGCACGGTGCGCCCCGACGGGGCTCTTGTCTTGGGTGCTGGGGGTGGTCTGCACGGCGGTGTTTGCTGGCGCCCCGGTTCATGCTTCCGACGCTGCGGTTCCGCCTGAAACGGGCTTGTTCTTCCACGATGTTCACGGTGTCTGGCATGTCACGCCCGCCGGTGATGAGGTGCTGGTCGCGCTGCGGCCGGGGACGTGGGTGCGAAATCAACGGCCAGCGTTTCTTGGGCAGCGCACGGCGGCCGAAGATCTGCCTGAACATGTCGCGGAATTGGAACTAGGGATGGAGCAGCGCGGGCTGTTCGTGGTGCGTGGTCCGCTAGCGTCACAGGATTGGGCGCGACATCGCGAGGTGGCGTGGGTGCTGCCGGTGCTGTACCCGAGCGAGGGTGGGGTGCCATTTTACTTGACGAATGAGGTGGTGGCCGGTTTCCGCCCCCAGGTGACAGAGGACGAGGTCCGGGCACTGGCAGACGAGCTGGGCTGCGATGTGAAGCCCCTGGCGCGCGGCAACCACCGCTATCTGTTGGTGGTGCGCGACACGCAGGCGGTCTTTCCACTGGACGTGGCAAACGCGGTGCACGCCCGTGAGGATCTTGCGCTGTATGCGCATCCCGATTTCTTCGTACCGAAGGTCCGCTTCGGCAGTGGCCCGATTCTGGACCCGCTGTATGCGCTCCAGTGGCACCTCGACGGAGACGAATTCAAGGGGGCGGCGGCCGGCAGTGATATCAACGCGGAAGTGGCCTGGGACAGTGGGAACGGCCCGTTCGCGCTAGGGCGGCCGGAGGTGCGCGTCGCGATCATCGACGACGCGGTCCAGAGAATGCATCCGGACCTGTTCCCGAACTGGGCGACAGGGCTGAACCTCGACGTCGATCCACCCACGGACGATCCCAGCCCGAACTCGGGCCAGAGCCACGGGACGGCTTGCGCGGGCGTCGCGGTAGCCGCAGCGAATGCGCTCGGTGTGCGCGGGGCCGCGCCGCACTGCGGGCTGATCGGCATCAAGTTCTTCAGCGCGCCGCTGAGTGCGACGGCCGATGCGTACTACTTCGCGATCGATCCGAACAATGACGGCGATCACAGTGATGGCGCCACGGTGTTGAGCAACTCCTGGGGCTTCGCCAGTGGGACGTTCGCACCGGCCGACATCGTGACGGCGATTCACACGGCCGCGAGCACCGGCCGCAACGGCAAGGGGGCGCTGGTATTGTTTGCGGCGGCAAACAGCGCGCACACGGTGAACGGAGTCTCGGCGCTGGCGCAGCTGCCGAGTGTGCTGGCGATTGGCGGCTCGAACAGTCATGCGGAGCACACGGAATTCAGCGATGTGGGGCCGGAGGTGGCGGTGGTCGCGCCGACGAATGATCGCGGCACGGACGGCGTGCGGCGCCCCTGGCTCGACATCACGACGACCGACCTGATGGGCAGTTCGGGCTATAACGGGTTGCCGGACCTGGACTACACGAACGCGTTCGGCGGAACGAGCTCGGCCACGCCACTGGCTGCGGGCGTGTTTGCGCTGGTGGTTTCGCAGGATCTAACCATGTCCGCGGCGCAGGCCCGGGCGATCGTGCAGCGGACGGCAGTGCGGCTGGACGAACCCTACGGGCGATTCGACGGAATCACCGGCCACAGCCACCGCTTCGGGTTCGGCAAGGTGGACGCGGGGGCCGCGGTGCATGCGGCGCTGGCGGGGATCCGTTGGCCGGACCGCATTCGGGCGCTGACGGCGTCGGCCGCGGGCAGCGCGAATAGTCTGGTATGGACGTCGCCGTCCAACGACTACGCCGGTAGTCTGTTGGTGCGGTCGAGCGTCCCCTTCGCGTGGATGCCGACGGATGGCGAGACGTATGAGGTGGGAGCGGAGGTGGCACCGGGTGTGACGGTGATCTACAGCGCGCCCGGAGGAGCGTATGTGGATGCCGGGGCGGACAGCGGGGGTTTCTTCTACGGCGTGTACCCTTACAGCGCCACCGCACGCTATGGCTTTGGAGCCCGGGCCCACGTGCTGCGGGATGCCGTCACGCTTTTCGCCGACAACAGTGAGATTCCCGACCCGGGTTGGACCACGGGCGGAGCGCAAAACGAGTGGACCCGCGGTATTCCCACGTCGTCGCAGGGAGTATTTACGCAGGCGATTCTCGGCAGCGGCCCGCTGGCCGGGCTGAACGGACTGCGTGCGATCGGTGGGAACAATTGCTGGGGTACGGATCGCGCCGCCAATTACAACGCCAATGCGAATGCCTGGCTGCAGACGCCGCTCATGAACTTGACGGGGGTGACCCGGCCGGTGTTCCTCGAGTACTGGGACTGGTGCCTGCTCGAGACTCCGTACGACACCTGCTTCGTGGAAGTGGTCGATGCGGATGACCAACTGCTGGGCGTGCTCGATGCGGACACCGGCGGGGACTACGACTGGACGCTGCGGGTGTACGATCTGACACCCTTCGCCGGTCAGCCGGTCAAGGTGCGGTTCCGGCTGCAGGCGGACGAGCTTCTGCAGCGTGACGGGTGGTTCATCGACGATGTGCGCATCGTGGTGGCGGGCAGCGGGGAATTGCCGCCGGTGGCGCGACCACTCTACCGCGAGACGCCTGCCCAGACGGAGGTTGCAACGCTGCTGCGGGCGAGCGACCCCAATCCGGGTGATGTGCTGACGTATGAGATCACGCAGTTGCCCGCGCATGGGCAGTTGCGCGATCCGAACGCCGGCCCCATTACGAGCGTTCCGTATACGCTTTCAGCGGGTGGAGCGATCGTGGCATACACTCCGGCGACGGGGTATGAAGGCCCGGATGTGTTCCTGTACCGGGCCTTCGATGGCGGGCTGCATTCGAATGCGGCGCCGGTGCGGGTTTCCGTCGGCACGCCGCAGGTGGCGTACGACTTCCCGCTCCAGACGAATCCGGGCTGGCTCACGGAGGGCCTGTGGGCCTACGGCCAGCCGCAGGGGAATGCCGGCGATCCGGTCACCGGGTACACCGGTGCGCGGGTCTATGGTTACAACCTCGCCGGTGCGTATACGAACGACATGCCCCCACGGAGTCTGACGACTCTGCCGCTGAATTGCACGGGTTTATCACGGGTGTCGCTGCGTTTCGCGCGCTGGTTGACGGTGGAATCGGCCAGTGCGGACGGTGCGAGCATCGAGGTTACCCACGACGGCGTCCACTGGCACACGGTCTGGAACAACCCGACCGGCAACCTGATCGACACAAGCTGGAACGTTGTAGAGTACAACATCGCGGCGGTGGCCGACGAGCAGTCGTTCGTGCAGGTGCGTTGGGTGATGGGGCCGACGAACCGGACGAACGTATTCGGCGGCTGGAACGTGGATGATGTGCAGGTTCTCGCGATCGGAACGCCACAGGAGAACCAGGCCCCGTTTGCGCAGGCGGTTCACGTCTCCACGCCGCGCGACGTGGAGGTGTCGGTCGCGCTGGCTGCGATCGACGCGAACCAAGATCCGCTGGTCTATGAGCTAGTGTCGCTGCCGACCGTGGGTATGTTGCGGGAGCCGGGCGGCCCACCGCTCGAGGTGGCCCCGGTGAACCTGGCAGGGGCGGCGCTGCTCTATACACCGGAGCCGGGCTTTGTGGGGGATGCGACTTTCACCTACCGCGCGCGTGATGGATTGCTGGACTCCAACATCGCGACGGTGACGGTCCAGGTGCTGGCCGCGGCCCCCTTCCCGTTCGAGGAGGATTTCGAGGCGGGCCCGCCCTTCGCACCGTATTGGTATCCGGTGAGCACGGCGACCGGGCGCATTCGACTGACGACGCTGGACGGTCCGCTCGGCAACTACCATGCGACCATGGACACTTCGTACGCGGGCACTTTCAGTCTGAATGAGCTGACGCTGGTGGTCGATCTGTCCGGCGCATCATTTGTACGGCTGGCCTACGACTGGAAGAACTTCGCCGACGAAGTGCACCCGTTGCCCGCCACGTGGACGGGGTCGTTCGAAGGGGATGGCGTTGCGATCAGTGCCGACGGGAATACGTGGTACCGTATCGCGGATTTCACGGGTGCGACGAACTTCGTCTGGAACACGACGCTGATCGACCTCGACCAGGCCGCGGCGGCCGCGGGGCTGGTGTACCACGACACGTTCCGTATTCGCTTCCAGCAATACGACAACCAGCCGATCCCGTCGGATGGAATCGCGCTTGACAACATCCGGCTGATCCAGGGGACCAGCGATCCGGTCATCAGCACGGCGACGCTGCCGCCGGCGCGCTTGGACCTCCCGTACGGGCCGGTCGCGGTCGAGGTGCTGGGCGGCGACCCGCCCCTGGCATTCGAGGTGCGCCCGATCTACGTGGAGGAACCGCTCGGGGCGAATCTGTTTACACCTTCAGGTGTGCCGCAGGGCTGGATCGGCGGCAACGAGGTGTTCGACTACACGCTGCCTTTCGCCTTCCCGTTCTACGGTTTCTGGTACACGGAAGTGAAGATCGCGATCGACGGTTGGATCAACTTCGGCCCGTTCGTTGGATCGGCGTTCAACAACAGCACGGCGCTGCTGGCGGCAAATCGGAGAATCGCGCCGTTGTGGGACAATTTGCGCACCGATCAGGGCGGTGATATCTACATCGATGAGAGCGTGCCTGACCAGGTGACGATCACATGGGTGGCGGTCACGCACACGGGCTTCTTCCCGTGCGAGTTCAGTGCGACGCTGTACGCGGACGGCCGTATCCGCTTCGACTATGCGGCCGGCAATTCCAACCTGACACCGACGATTGGCGTATCCGCCGGTGACAACGCGCGGTATGCGTTGTCGGCGTACGACGGTGCGGCGGCACTGTCGGCGGTCGACTCCGTTGAGTTTGACCTGTCACGTCTGCCATCGGGCGTGAGTTTGTTACCGGATGGCACGCTGTTTGGAACACCCACGGAAACGGGGCGCTTCAAGCCGCTGTTACGGGTCACGGACAACTCGGGTCGAACGGATGCGCGGTTGCTCGTTCTGCGGGTGGTTCCCGACTTGTTCGGTGACGCGGACACCGATGGGGATGTGGATTTCGACGACTTCGAGTTGCTCGTATTTTGCATGGATGCCGCCCCGCGACCGCCGTGGTGCATCGAGTTTTTCGACGGTGACGGTAACGGCACGGTGGACTTGGCGGACTTCGCCCTTTTCCAGGTGGGCTATACGGGGCCGTTGCTGCCCTAA